CGCGTCCAGTTCGACTGGCCGGTGCAGGGGAAAATCATCCGCCGCTACGGCAACAAACGGGGACTCCGCTCGGACGGCATTGACATCGCCGCCACGCCCCGGACCACCGTCAAGGCCGCCGCGAACGGCAAGGTGATTTTCAGCGATTGGGGCCCCGGCGAGTTCGGGCGGACCATCATCATCCGACACAGGGGCGGGGAGTTTCATTCGGTCTATGCCCACAACGCGCAGAATCTGGTAAGAAAGGGAGACACCGTGCAGCGCGGGGCAGCGATTGCCCGCGTGGGGCGATCGGGCGGCACCGAGATGGCCATGCTCCATTTTCAGATTCGCTACCGGACGAAGCCCCGCAACCCGCTTTCCTATCTTCCCTGAGGCGGTTCCACCTGTACATGGCGAATTCCTGATCAAGCGGCAATGAGCGCCTGAACAGCAATCGCCAACCACAGGCCAATGCCCATACAATCAGTGAGCCCTCTGTTGAAGTCGAATACGTGAAAATTTCTTCGATGGATTCGGAAAAAATGAGCGATTCCACGCACAACCTTCGGTTTGATTCAGAATATAAAAAGGACGTTCGTCTCCCGTGGCATCCCTCTTGGTTGCCCCGGGCAATGCGGCTGAGATTTTTCCTCCCCGGCGTGTTTTTTTGGTTCGTGATATTCCTTTTTTTCGATGTCGGACTGACATGGAGTCTCGTTCTCATCTCTTGGCTCATCCTTCATTGGTATGCCCACCGTGCGATTCGATGGAAGCAATATATTCGTGAAAAAGAGATTCTCCGCCAGATTTGCGAGAAGGACGCCATTCCGATTACGTCCTTCTACCGGCACGAACGGCCTGAGGCGGAAATGGCCAACCCTTCTATCGAGGTTCCGCAAGACCTCGACCAGCGGTTGGTTTCAGAGTTCGAACCTTCCCATGTAATTCGCGGACGGCTCGCACGCGAATGGTTGAACGAATTTTCACGACCCGGTCTGATTTCAGGAGATGTCGGATGCCTGGCCGGCGATGTGAGCATTGAACATACCAATAAGGGGCACATTGCTTTTCTTTTCGATTTGGATCTTAAGGTTTTAAGGGTTGCTTCAAAGAAAACGGGACGACCGGTCGTTCAGGCTGACGCGTGCCATTTTCCAATTCAAAAAGAGGCTTTTGAATTCATTACTTTTTTTGAGGTGATTGAGCACATTTTTGATCCTGCCAAGGCAATGCGTGAAATTTCAAGCTCCCTGAAACCGGGCGGACATCTATTGATGAGTACAGACAATGCCGGATTTCTTTTGGGTGCTCACCTTTTTAACCCGTTGATTGTTTTGGAGAGAGTTTTCGGAATATTTTTTCCTTCCATTTTGCCTCCGCGAAACCTTGTCAAGGAGGATGAGAAAACCGGCAAGACATACCCACATGTGAGCTTTAGTTCATCGCAAATCAAAGCCTTGGCCGAGGTTGCTGATTTGAAAATCATGTGGCTGAAAAGTTATGGCTTTTTCCCGGGATTTCAATATCCCTTGTCAAAATTATTTCCCATGTTAACGCAAAAAAAATACGCCAATCTTGTATTTCCAATTGAAATGTTGTTTCAAAGTCTTCCTGTTTTATCCCGGCTGGGGACACACTGGGTTCTCGCATGCGAGAAAAAAAAATCGATCGCCCCCTAGCCTAAGCACGTACATGGTCAATTACTGATTCGGCCGATTCTGAGATAATGCACCAGGGCCTTTTCTTTCAGGTAGCCCCTCATAAGAATTTCTGTGCCCAGATTTTCGAGGGATAAAATCTCTTTCGAATCAATGTATTACGACTGGGGAAAATAGGAATTTAAGCCGAAAAAGTCGCTGGACCCGTACAGCGCGGCCTCTATGTGATTGCGGAGAAGGCCCGCGCCGAATAATATGCCGCTTATTTCCCGTATTTTTTCCAGAGGAGCGCCATGAACCCCGAAGCCGACGATCTGATTCGCTATATCCGCGATGTGCCAAACTTCCCGAAGGAGGGGATCGTCTTCAAGGACATCACCCCGCTCCTCGCAAATCCCAAGGCGTTCCAGACGGCGGTGGACCTCATCGCCGATCCCTACATGGGGGAGAGGATTGATATCGTCGTCGGGGCCGAGGCGCGCGGCTTCATCATCGCCTCCCCGCTCGCCTACAAGCTCGGCGCGGGATTCGTCCTGATCCGCAAGCCCGGCAAGCTCCCCTGGAAGAAAGAAGCGGAGACCTACGCGCTCGAATACGGGACCGACACCCTGGAGATCCACAAGGACGCCATCCAGCCCGGCATGAAGGTGCTCATCGCCGACGATCTGCTCGCCACCGGCGGCACGGCGCTGGCCTGCATCAATCTGGTCAAAAAGCTCGGGGGCGAGGTCGCCGCCATGACCTTCTTCATCGAGCTCTCTTTCCTGAACGGCCGGGAGAAGCTCGCGCCCTACCCGGTGCACTCGCTGATCCAATACTGAAGCTTCTCTTTTTCCGGGAGGGTGCGCGATGAACGATCCGGCCGATCCGTCCAAAGAGAACGCCCCCCCCGAGGCGAGAAACGTCCTTGTCGCCGGCACGCCTTCCGGGCCGATGAGCCCCGCGCGGCGGGCGGCGGGGACACGGGTCCCTCGCCCTACGATCTGCTCCTCGCCGCGCTGGGGGCCTGCACCTCGATGACCCTGCGCATGTACGCCGACCGCCGGGGATGGCCGCTGGAGGGCGTGCGCGTGCGGCTCCGCCATGCGAAAATTCATGCACGGGACTGTGAAGCGTGCGAGACCGAAGATGGCCGGATCGATCAGATCGAGCGCGAGATTACGCTTGAGGGCCCGCTGGAGGCGGATCAGCGCAAGCGCCTCCTCGAAATCGCCGGAAAATGCCCCGTCCACCGGACGCTGCACGCCGAGGTCGAAATCCTCACGCACGAGGCGAGCGCGTAAGGAAAAAGGGGCGGCTGTCTCTGTGCCCCGGTGGTGTGGCGCTAAGGGAAAGGAGAATTTATCCATGGAGCAGGTGAGCCGGCACGTTTTCGCCGACCCGATCCTGGACGGACCGAGCACGGTGGGGGCCATCCAGACGCCGGAGGGCGTCATTCTCATCGACTCGCCCAACCAGCCGAGCCGGGCCGTGAGATGGCGGGAGGAGGCCGGGGCGCTCGGCGAGGTCCGCTACCTCGTCAACACCGACTATCACATCGATCACACCTTCGGGAACGCCTATCTTCCCGGCACCGTCATCGCCCACCAGGTGACGAAGGACATCTTCTTCCAGGACACCGCCGTCGGGCCCTGCCCGATGAAGGACCCGGCCCCCTACATCGCGCGCATCGATCCGGGGGGCGCCCATCTCGCGGAGGGCTACGTGGCGCGGCCCCCCGAGATCACCTTCCGCGATCGCCTGAAAATCTATCTGGGCGGAGTGGAGGTCGAGATCTTCGAGGCGCCCGGCCATATCTCGTGCATGCTGGTGGTCTACGTGCCCGGGGACAAGACCCTTTTCGCGAGCGATACGGTCTTCAACAACGTCATGTCCTGGTATCACGATGCGCTGCCCTTCGCCTGGCTCGAATCGCTCGACCGCCTCCGGGCGATGGATATCGAGACGGTCATCCCGGGCCACGGCGCCGTGGGCGGGCCGGAGTTGCTGGACGAGATGAAGGCGACGGTGCAGGGGGCGATCGATCAGGTCCAGGCCGTCATCGGCACCGGGGCGAGCCGCGAGGAGGCGATCGGGAAGATCCCCTTCCTGGGGGATATCCCGGTGAGCGCGGGCTTCAAGCCGATGGTGGGCAAGCTGCAGGCGATGTTCGTCGGAAATCTCTACGATCAGATCACGGCGGGGAAGAGCTAGGGCGAACGTTTTTCAGGCGTGCGCGACGATCACCTTGATGAAATCCTTGTCCTCCCCCTGCATCCGGTGCAGCTGCGCCTCCACCTCGCCGGGGCCGGGCTCCGGGACGGGGCGCTCCTCGAATCGGATCACGCCCGCTTCCAGCAGGACGGGGGCGCGCATTGTCGCCATTGAGAAAGCTCCTCTGGCCGGTGATTCCTGGCCGGTGATTTCTAGTTGGTAATTCCCTCAAGTGAAATAGATTTCCCGTTGAGTTCCACCGTGCTCGTGAGGGGAACGGCGGTTTCCACCATTTTCTCGGCGTAGCAGCCCTGCTTGGCAAGGCGGATGAGGCGGAGAATCCGCTCCTCGGGCTCATCGGACTCCACCCGGAAGTGGGTGCGCACCGCCCGGCAGCCGGAATTCACCGTCCCCTGGAGGACGGAACCCTTCAAGTAATAGTCGAACTCTACCCGGCAACTCGCTTTTTTAAAAGGAGTTTTCGTCATGTGGGCGTACCGCCCAAGCTGGGTGAGGAGTCAGAAGCCCACCCCCATCGCGATGTAGGTCAGCGGCTGGGGATGGAGGTCCTGCCCCCCGATGCGGGGCGGCTCGTCGCAGAAGACCTCGAAGTGGCGGTAGCGGCCCACCTTCGTCTGGCCCTCGCCCCGGGTTTCGGTCTCGGCGATCATGGTGATCTCATAGCCCTCCTTCGGGAGCTCGGGCTTATCTATGGTCCGCTCGCCGGGGACGGTGCTTTCGTGCCAGGGGAAATTCGGGCTTTCGAGACTATCGGTCATGGCTTCCTCCAAAGCGGGAATATGGTGTAGAACGGCAGTATATCCTTCATTGGAATTTTAGGGACATTATCGGCGATTTTCCATCGCCGCGGGGAGGGAGCCATGGACAGCCAGATGAAGAGCGAAGTGCGCGACGAGATGCAGATCGACTGGGATGTGCCCATCGAGATGGATGACGGCCTCATCCTCCGGGCGGATGTCTTCCGGCCGCAGGGGGAGGGGAAATACCCCGTC
This genomic interval from bacterium contains the following:
- a CDS encoding peptidoglycan DD-metalloendopeptidase family protein, with amino-acid sequence RVQFDWPVQGKIIRRYGNKRGLRSDGIDIAATPRTTVKAAANGKVIFSDWGPGEFGRTIIIRHRGGEFHSVYAHNAQNLVRKGDTVQRGAAIARVGRSGGTEMAMLHFQIRYRTKPRNPLSYLP
- a CDS encoding class I SAM-dependent methyltransferase produces the protein MSDSTHNLRFDSEYKKDVRLPWHPSWLPRAMRLRFFLPGVFFWFVIFLFFDVGLTWSLVLISWLILHWYAHRAIRWKQYIREKEILRQICEKDAIPITSFYRHERPEAEMANPSIEVPQDLDQRLVSEFEPSHVIRGRLAREWLNEFSRPGLISGDVGCLAGDVSIEHTNKGHIAFLFDLDLKVLRVASKKTGRPVVQADACHFPIQKEAFEFITFFEVIEHIFDPAKAMREISSSLKPGGHLLMSTDNAGFLLGAHLFNPLIVLERVFGIFFPSILPPRNLVKEDEKTGKTYPHVSFSSSQIKALAEVADLKIMWLKSYGFFPGFQYPLSKLFPMLTQKKYANLVFPIEMLFQSLPVLSRLGTHWVLACEKKKSIAP
- a CDS encoding adenine phosphoribosyltransferase, which codes for MNPEADDLIRYIRDVPNFPKEGIVFKDITPLLANPKAFQTAVDLIADPYMGERIDIVVGAEARGFIIASPLAYKLGAGFVLIRKPGKLPWKKEAETYALEYGTDTLEIHKDAIQPGMKVLIADDLLATGGTALACINLVKKLGGEVAAMTFFIELSFLNGREKLAPYPVHSLIQY
- a CDS encoding MBL fold metallo-hydrolase; its protein translation is MEQVSRHVFADPILDGPSTVGAIQTPEGVILIDSPNQPSRAVRWREEAGALGEVRYLVNTDYHIDHTFGNAYLPGTVIAHQVTKDIFFQDTAVGPCPMKDPAPYIARIDPGGAHLAEGYVARPPEITFRDRLKIYLGGVEVEIFEAPGHISCMLVVYVPGDKTLFASDTVFNNVMSWYHDALPFAWLESLDRLRAMDIETVIPGHGAVGGPELLDEMKATVQGAIDQVQAVIGTGASREEAIGKIPFLGDIPVSAGFKPMVGKLQAMFVGNLYDQITAGKS
- a CDS encoding OsmC-related (seleno)protein, with product MTDSLESPNFPWHESTVPGERTIDKPELPKEGYEITMIAETETRGEGQTKVGRYRHFEVFCDEPPRIGGQDLHPQPLTYIAMGVGFULLTQLGRYAHMTKTPFKKASCRVEFDYYLKGSVLQGTVNSGCRAVRTHFRVESDEPEERILRLIRLAKQGCYAEKMVETAVPLTSTVELNGKSISLEGITN